Proteins encoded by one window of Salicibibacter halophilus:
- a CDS encoding IucA/IucC family protein, which yields MQELQIKSKKEANHHTCKTLLNCYLRECGGYGVFSVNHKNNHYQIDFPAKHVQVVGQLAYYSAIGEHEYANYFIAGKQADFMDILTLIIREFRMKNPAISQDQNLTFMRKVSDSCHKLSLFIQEANPLSVTDYISSEQSLIYGHPFHPFPKNREGFHEKEIYQYSPECRSVFQLGYVAVRTDCFLEDWLCEDKISWGDDVEQQARRKLGSRYQGYRILPMHPWQYQYVQTLEPISRYKDREALVFLGILGHQAFPTSSVRTVYLPELQCNLKLPLNLQITNMKRNNTAVQMQRTLEASRYLRDSQCFYTEPNTQISGETGAMSCAFDDEHLSELFTLAYRPVNFDLSSTLVVASLVEKDPFSHLPRLQHIVDTHRLEEWLYQYLDISLLPLMREANSKGIHFEAHLQNSLVTLRKDGMPQQFIVRDLEGVSVEGEYLQDEKGSDSSLFYRKEQARQRTCYYFLINHLGTLIHTIARILEVQEANVWKVVDNVLAQEAWHTGNAFIKEVRSAKVFLAKKNMSSCFFENGEDPEYVFVPNILNQKQEGEEC from the coding sequence ATGCAAGAGTTGCAAATCAAAAGCAAAAAAGAGGCGAATCACCATACTTGTAAAACGTTGTTGAATTGCTATTTGAGAGAGTGTGGTGGATATGGTGTATTTTCGGTGAACCATAAAAACAACCATTATCAAATTGATTTTCCGGCTAAACATGTACAAGTTGTTGGTCAGCTCGCGTATTATTCGGCAATAGGGGAGCACGAATATGCAAACTATTTTATCGCTGGGAAACAAGCTGATTTCATGGATATTCTTACTCTTATTATTCGAGAGTTTCGAATGAAAAACCCTGCTATTTCCCAGGATCAAAACCTTACTTTTATGCGGAAGGTAAGTGACAGTTGCCATAAGCTATCATTGTTTATTCAAGAGGCGAATCCGCTCTCGGTGACGGATTACATTAGCTCAGAACAATCGTTAATTTATGGCCATCCTTTTCATCCCTTTCCCAAAAACCGGGAAGGGTTTCATGAGAAAGAAATTTATCAATACAGTCCTGAATGCCGCTCCGTTTTTCAGCTTGGTTACGTAGCCGTGCGAACCGATTGCTTTTTGGAAGATTGGCTGTGTGAGGATAAGATTTCCTGGGGGGATGACGTTGAACAGCAAGCCAGACGAAAACTAGGATCACGATATCAGGGGTACCGCATCTTGCCAATGCATCCGTGGCAATACCAGTATGTACAAACGCTGGAACCGATCAGCCGCTATAAAGACAGGGAAGCCCTCGTGTTTTTGGGCATTCTTGGCCATCAGGCTTTTCCGACGTCTTCGGTGCGCACAGTTTATCTTCCGGAACTTCAATGCAACCTAAAACTTCCCTTGAACTTACAAATTACAAATATGAAAAGAAATAATACGGCTGTACAGATGCAACGGACATTAGAGGCCAGTCGTTATTTAAGAGACAGTCAATGCTTTTACACTGAACCGAACACACAAATTTCCGGCGAGACTGGGGCAATGTCGTGCGCGTTTGATGATGAGCACCTTTCAGAATTGTTCACACTTGCCTATCGTCCGGTTAATTTTGATCTCTCATCGACATTAGTAGTAGCGAGCCTTGTTGAGAAAGACCCTTTCAGTCATCTTCCTCGTTTGCAGCATATCGTCGACACTCATCGGCTGGAGGAATGGCTTTATCAATATTTGGACATATCGTTATTGCCGCTCATGCGAGAGGCAAATTCTAAAGGAATTCATTTTGAAGCTCATCTTCAAAACAGCTTGGTCACACTCCGCAAAGATGGAATGCCTCAGCAATTTATCGTGAGAGATTTGGAGGGCGTGAGTGTGGAAGGGGAATATCTGCAAGATGAAAAAGGAAGCGACAGTTCACTTTTTTATCGTAAAGAGCAGGCGAGACAGCGAACCTGTTATTACTTTTTGATTAACCATCTGGGAACGTTGATTCACACTATCGCGAGAATCCTGGAAGTACAGGAGGCAAATGTTTGGAAAGTCGTTGATAACGTATTGGCACAAGAAGCCTGGCATACCGGCAACGCCTTTATCAAGGAGGTACGATCTGCCAAGGTTTTTTTGGCGAAAAAGAACATGAGCAGTTGTTTCTTTGAAAATGGAGAGGATCCTGAATATGTTTTTGTACCAAATATCTTGAACCAAAAACAGGAGGGAGAGGAATGCTGA
- a CDS encoding ABC transporter substrate-binding protein, protein MRFIKEYINARLLYFPAIFIFMFLAVGCGEDEIDDEEETQESEENNVIEVEHALGTAEIEGDPERVVTLHQGATDTAVALDIVPVGAVESWVEQPMYEYLRDDLEGAEIVGDETQPNLEEIAALEPDLIVGTLSRHEEVHDQLEAIAPTVITDPINDFQHTLEIMGEATKQQDKADQMLRDWEDRVADFQSRMEEDLGDDWPLTASVLNIRSDQVRMFTGGFPGGILQEVGFTHTESQEEAIDDEEDFLEFTNTEAIPEMDAEVFFIFTQGNQDEDELEAAMANWTDHPLWDELEAVRNDDVNMVDEVAWNMGGGYIAANQMLDDLYDAFDLEEED, encoded by the coding sequence ATGCGTTTTATTAAGGAGTACATAAACGCTCGTCTTCTTTATTTTCCAGCTATATTTATTTTTATGTTTCTTGCCGTTGGTTGCGGGGAGGACGAAATAGATGATGAAGAGGAGACGCAGGAAAGTGAAGAAAATAACGTCATCGAAGTAGAACATGCTTTAGGGACCGCTGAGATTGAAGGGGATCCTGAACGAGTGGTCACTTTACATCAAGGAGCGACAGACACGGCTGTCGCGCTTGATATTGTTCCGGTCGGCGCTGTGGAGTCCTGGGTGGAACAACCGATGTATGAATACTTACGCGATGATCTTGAAGGTGCCGAGATTGTTGGGGATGAAACACAGCCAAATCTGGAAGAAATTGCAGCTTTAGAACCGGATCTTATTGTGGGCACCCTATCGCGTCATGAGGAAGTTCACGATCAGCTTGAGGCGATTGCTCCAACAGTGATTACCGATCCTATCAATGATTTTCAGCATACCCTTGAGATCATGGGGGAAGCGACGAAGCAACAAGATAAAGCTGATCAAATGCTCCGGGACTGGGAAGATCGTGTTGCAGATTTCCAATCACGGATGGAGGAGGATCTTGGTGACGACTGGCCACTTACGGCTTCGGTATTGAACATCCGTTCGGACCAAGTTCGTATGTTCACAGGTGGATTTCCGGGTGGCATTCTTCAAGAAGTAGGTTTTACGCATACAGAGAGCCAAGAAGAAGCGATTGATGACGAAGAGGATTTCTTGGAATTTACGAATACTGAGGCTATTCCCGAAATGGATGCGGAAGTTTTCTTTATCTTTACGCAAGGGAACCAAGACGAGGACGAACTGGAAGCAGCGATGGCTAACTGGACCGATCATCCATTATGGGATGAACTGGAAGCTGTCCGGAATGATGATGTAAACATGGTGGATGAAGTGGCCTGGAATATGGGCGGAGGATACATTGCTGCCAATCAGATGCTGGATGACTTGTATGATGCCTTTGATTTAGAAGAAGAGGACTAG
- a CDS encoding IucA/IucC family protein — MLKNISDASTANPSPLEEVKHRIMRQTMEAFLFEGILEVEGKGNFWNIYGRTKTGHVVSYTFEAEQKWSFNRVKVIPYSIKRETSLCTDLFLFLEEIVQHNIKGVQVHSFIQEVLETFSKDYEAKQQQREPFSFHEITYEELESELIEGHPYHPSYKSRMGFSLVDNATYGPEFNVELSMYWLAVDASQLTIAQSTEGEMENVIDEHLSFEEKERFYNVLREKEKANESMVWLPVHPWQWEHHLQNVLIELLAEGKVIFLGCSTPKYRAQQPIRTLAHRNNAQAPYIKLPLSITNTSSSRILASHTIQNAPKISNWLHAIVENDDFLRGQSFALLREIAGVSYHDDGTSKLESDRLYGTLGVIYRENISNYVSEAETAIPLNAVTHIQKNKVPFIQPVIDEYGAEAWCEALITTIIPPLIHLMQVHGIAIEAHAQNIILVLEKGWPQRIIVKDLHDGVRFVPSELLEPERMPFLRSESEAHRAVNRYSFIKAETNAEVRDYLYDALFFICMAELAFFFERYSISEKQFWQVCERVIRHYQREFPEYQERFEQFDLFAGDIRIEEMTKRRLYGDGELHFRVASNPLREIRGSR; from the coding sequence ATGCTGAAAAATATTTCTGATGCATCGACGGCTAACCCATCACCCCTCGAAGAAGTAAAGCACCGAATCATGCGCCAAACAATGGAGGCTTTCCTATTTGAAGGAATCTTGGAAGTTGAGGGAAAAGGGAATTTTTGGAATATATATGGAAGAACAAAAACAGGGCATGTGGTGAGTTATACGTTTGAAGCAGAACAAAAGTGGTCGTTCAACCGTGTGAAAGTCATCCCTTATTCAATTAAACGTGAAACATCCCTGTGCACAGATCTTTTTCTTTTTTTAGAAGAAATTGTGCAGCACAACATAAAAGGGGTCCAAGTTCACTCATTTATTCAAGAAGTGCTTGAAACTTTTTCGAAAGACTATGAAGCTAAACAACAGCAGCGTGAACCGTTCTCTTTTCATGAAATTACTTATGAAGAGCTTGAAAGTGAGCTTATCGAAGGTCATCCTTATCATCCGTCCTACAAATCAAGAATGGGGTTTTCCTTGGTCGACAACGCGACATATGGTCCGGAGTTTAACGTAGAACTTTCAATGTATTGGCTTGCTGTTGATGCCAGTCAGCTAACGATTGCCCAATCGACAGAAGGGGAGATGGAGAATGTGATCGATGAGCATCTTTCCTTCGAGGAAAAAGAACGCTTTTACAACGTGTTGCGTGAAAAAGAGAAAGCCAATGAGTCGATGGTATGGCTCCCCGTACATCCATGGCAGTGGGAGCATCACCTGCAAAATGTATTGATCGAGCTTTTGGCTGAAGGAAAGGTTATTTTTTTGGGGTGCTCAACACCTAAATATCGGGCGCAGCAGCCGATACGAACGCTTGCTCATCGAAACAATGCTCAGGCTCCTTATATAAAGCTGCCTCTCAGCATTACGAATACCTCTTCGAGCCGGATTTTAGCAAGCCATACGATTCAAAATGCACCGAAGATCAGTAATTGGTTGCATGCGATTGTGGAAAATGATGATTTTTTGAGAGGGCAGTCATTTGCGCTTCTTCGGGAGATCGCCGGGGTTTCTTATCACGATGATGGAACATCCAAATTGGAATCTGATCGACTGTATGGAACATTAGGGGTTATTTATAGAGAAAATATCTCAAATTATGTAAGTGAAGCAGAGACAGCTATCCCCTTAAACGCCGTTACTCATATTCAAAAAAACAAAGTGCCTTTCATTCAGCCAGTGATTGATGAATATGGGGCAGAAGCCTGGTGTGAAGCGCTAATTACAACGATAATCCCCCCTTTGATCCATTTAATGCAGGTACATGGGATTGCAATTGAAGCACATGCGCAAAACATCATACTTGTGCTTGAGAAAGGCTGGCCGCAGCGAATCATCGTGAAAGACTTGCATGACGGGGTGCGTTTTGTGCCCAGCGAGCTTCTTGAACCGGAACGGATGCCTTTTCTTAGGTCCGAGTCGGAAGCCCATCGGGCTGTTAACCGTTATTCCTTTATTAAAGCAGAAACGAACGCCGAAGTCCGGGATTATTTGTACGATGCGTTGTTTTTTATTTGCATGGCCGAACTTGCTTTTTTCTTTGAACGATACAGCATAAGCGAGAAGCAATTTTGGCAGGTTTGTGAAAGAGTGATTCGTCACTATCAACGTGAGTTCCCGGAATATCAAGAACGCTTTGAACAGTTTGATTTGTTCGCCGGGGATATACGCATTGAGGAAATGACAAAGCGCCGCCTATATGGAGATGGAGAACTGCATTTTCGCGTCGCCAGCAATCCTCTTCGGGAGATAAGGGGGAGCAGATGA
- a CDS encoding ABC transporter ATP-binding protein — protein MSRLQAHNLTLGYQDTIVLEDLNLILPKGEITVFVGANGCGKSTLLRSLARLLKPKTGEVMLDHQSVNEMATKEIAKQLAILPQGPVAPEGLTVGQLVKQGRYPHQSLLQQWSKQDEEFVEQALEATQTKHLSDRSLHSLSGGQRQRVWIAMTLAQNTDILLLDEPTTYLDMAHQIEILDLCYDLNIAEGRTIVMVLHDLNMAARYADHIVAVKNKTIHTEGRPEEVITSDMVQDVFGMESEIIEDPLFGSPMCVPYGKGRKKKKTTVEKEMAYVK, from the coding sequence ATGAGTCGATTGCAAGCGCATAATCTTACGCTGGGGTACCAGGATACAATCGTGCTCGAGGACCTTAACCTTATATTGCCAAAAGGAGAGATTACAGTCTTTGTAGGAGCAAACGGTTGTGGGAAATCCACGTTGCTCCGCTCCCTTGCACGTTTGTTAAAACCGAAAACCGGGGAGGTCATGCTCGATCACCAATCGGTCAATGAGATGGCTACAAAAGAGATTGCCAAACAGTTGGCGATCCTCCCTCAAGGTCCGGTAGCTCCTGAAGGTTTGACGGTAGGGCAACTGGTTAAACAAGGAAGATATCCCCACCAAAGCTTGTTGCAGCAATGGAGCAAGCAAGATGAAGAATTTGTAGAGCAGGCACTGGAAGCAACACAGACGAAACATTTATCCGATCGCTCGCTCCATTCTCTATCAGGAGGTCAGCGCCAGCGGGTGTGGATAGCGATGACTCTGGCACAGAACACGGATATTTTGTTGTTGGATGAGCCGACTACCTATCTGGATATGGCGCACCAGATTGAGATTCTGGATTTATGCTATGACCTCAATATAGCGGAAGGTCGCACGATCGTCATGGTTCTTCATGATCTGAATATGGCAGCCCGCTACGCAGATCACATTGTCGCTGTTAAAAATAAAACCATTCATACCGAAGGGCGTCCGGAAGAGGTTATCACATCCGATATGGTGCAAGACGTTTTTGGCATGGAAAGCGAAATTATTGAAGACCCCTTATTCGGTTCGCCCATGTGTGTTCCTTATGGCAAAGGGCGGAAAAAGAAAAAAACGACAGTAGAGAAAGAAATGGCTTACGTTAAATAA
- a CDS encoding thioesterase family protein has product MTAKEIWHGEVRAEWVDYNGHMNDAAYAQVFSMALDAFMDQIGLDETGRAEEVYTIFTLEAHLKYLAEAHEDQMLRVFVTLLDVDAKRMHLWFEMKNDQSDAIATSEQMAMGMDLNSGRPAPFPGKVDEAIVQLPLLEQELWPTAANQPMGIRRKKR; this is encoded by the coding sequence GTGACAGCTAAAGAGATTTGGCACGGTGAAGTCCGTGCAGAATGGGTTGATTATAACGGTCACATGAATGATGCAGCTTATGCGCAAGTGTTTAGCATGGCTTTGGATGCTTTTATGGATCAAATCGGCCTCGATGAGACAGGCAGAGCGGAAGAGGTCTATACCATTTTCACGTTGGAAGCGCATTTGAAGTATTTGGCAGAGGCACACGAAGACCAAATGCTTCGGGTGTTTGTAACACTTCTCGACGTGGATGCTAAACGCATGCATCTCTGGTTTGAGATGAAAAATGACCAGAGCGATGCGATCGCCACAAGTGAGCAAATGGCCATGGGGATGGATCTAAATTCAGGTCGTCCTGCCCCATTTCCGGGCAAAGTAGATGAAGCGATTGTTCAACTCCCTTTGCTTGAACAAGAACTATGGCCAACAGCGGCGAATCAGCCAATGGGCATCCGGCGGAAAAAAAGATAG
- a CDS encoding HpcH/HpaI aldolase family protein, producing the protein MMRPNRLKQKIESGQDVYGMFLSTPHPVMAELVGYAAFDFVIIDDEHAPMSKEMIEQMIRAAEVTGATPLVRVPGLHRHNILKVLDAGAQGIVIPHVESREQMEIAVQHIFYHPVGQRSLNSGRAGMFAKYSLTEYIARANEEILLAPMIESEKGVDNREEILSCPRISFVLEGAADLSQSLSIPWQVDHSAVQTRLQSLWQTACSLRVPYAVVSRNQEQHQAWAQKGANIFVLGDERGTAFRAYQEKLAHYRYLAGSD; encoded by the coding sequence ATGATGAGGCCGAATCGCTTGAAACAAAAAATAGAAAGCGGGCAGGACGTATACGGCATGTTTCTATCCACACCCCATCCTGTGATGGCAGAACTGGTTGGTTATGCAGCATTTGATTTTGTCATCATCGATGATGAGCACGCCCCGATGAGCAAGGAAATGATTGAACAAATGATTCGAGCCGCAGAGGTTACCGGGGCAACTCCGCTTGTTCGGGTCCCGGGTCTTCATCGCCATAATATTTTAAAAGTATTGGATGCCGGGGCACAGGGAATTGTCATTCCCCATGTGGAATCTCGTGAACAAATGGAGATTGCCGTCCAGCACATCTTTTACCACCCGGTAGGGCAGCGAAGCCTTAACAGCGGTAGAGCAGGAATGTTTGCCAAGTACTCGTTGACGGAATACATCGCTAGAGCGAACGAGGAAATTCTTTTGGCCCCTATGATAGAAAGCGAAAAAGGAGTCGATAACCGAGAAGAGATTCTTTCATGTCCGCGCATAAGCTTTGTTCTGGAAGGAGCTGCAGACCTCTCCCAATCTCTATCCATCCCGTGGCAGGTGGACCATTCTGCCGTTCAAACGCGACTTCAATCTCTATGGCAGACCGCTTGCAGCCTACGTGTTCCTTATGCGGTTGTTTCCCGGAACCAGGAGCAACACCAAGCGTGGGCACAAAAAGGAGCTAATATATTTGTTCTCGGTGACGAAAGAGGCACAGCTTTTCGTGCTTATCAAGAAAAATTGGCTCATTACCGATATTTAGCAGGGAGTGATTGA
- a CDS encoding FecCD family ABC transporter permease produces the protein MRKYFTVRKRFASFRIDKKSLLVIIAFCVILFMSMLIGLSIGSTWVSPFTVLQYLFGFGGGGDDFIIDVLRLPRMVLALLVGAALGVAGLILQEMVRNPLASPDIIGITSGASVAAVLFITLFSGIISISFLPLAAMFGAGLVSLLIYFLAWKEGVTPIRLILIGIGVAAAMDALTTMMIVFSPIETANQAYTWLTGSVYGTTWEDVTAMAPWVLLLIPLAFLCTRAIHVQQLGDGVAVGLGAKIQSQRFFMILISVGLAGIAVAFAGGVGFVGLMAPHIGRFFVGRSFAALVPVSAVVGGWMVVVADVIARTAFHPLDLPVGVLISGIGAPFFIYLLYRNRHL, from the coding sequence ATGAGAAAATATTTTACCGTACGTAAGCGTTTTGCATCGTTTCGAATAGATAAAAAGTCGTTGTTGGTGATCATTGCTTTTTGTGTGATCCTTTTCATGTCGATGTTAATTGGTTTGTCGATAGGGAGCACATGGGTTTCTCCATTTACTGTTCTTCAGTATTTGTTTGGATTTGGAGGTGGGGGAGATGATTTTATTATTGATGTTCTTCGTCTCCCACGTATGGTGCTTGCCCTTCTGGTTGGGGCCGCTTTAGGGGTTGCCGGATTGATTTTGCAGGAGATGGTTCGTAATCCGCTGGCCTCACCGGATATTATCGGTATTACCAGCGGTGCTTCCGTGGCCGCTGTTCTGTTTATTACTTTATTCAGCGGGATCATTTCCATAAGTTTTTTGCCTTTGGCGGCCATGTTCGGGGCCGGGCTAGTCTCGCTCTTAATCTATTTTTTGGCATGGAAAGAAGGGGTGACCCCGATTCGCCTCATTCTGATCGGGATTGGCGTGGCTGCGGCGATGGATGCCCTCACCACGATGATGATCGTGTTTAGCCCCATTGAAACGGCTAATCAGGCGTACACATGGTTGACGGGAAGTGTTTATGGGACCACTTGGGAAGATGTGACTGCGATGGCGCCATGGGTACTTCTTCTCATACCTTTAGCTTTTCTGTGCACACGAGCGATACACGTTCAACAGTTAGGAGATGGGGTTGCCGTAGGTTTGGGAGCAAAGATCCAGTCGCAGCGATTTTTCATGATTTTGATTAGTGTCGGACTTGCAGGCATAGCCGTCGCATTTGCAGGTGGCGTTGGATTTGTGGGGTTGATGGCTCCCCATATTGGCCGGTTCTTCGTTGGACGTTCATTCGCGGCTCTCGTTCCTGTTTCCGCCGTGGTCGGTGGATGGATGGTTGTTGTAGCTGATGTGATTGCCCGTACAGCTTTTCATCCTTTGGATTTGCCTGTGGGAGTACTGATTTCCGGCATTGGCGCGCCGTTCTTTATCTATTTGCTTTATCGGAACCGTCATCTTTAA
- a CDS encoding FecCD family ABC transporter permease: MTHLLSSSKGKFFGLVVSCALLFVSFFLSVRLGQISLPGMTMIEAMVGFDENSAAHVITYERFSRAFTAALIGSSLAVSGGLLQALTRNPLASPGIFGINAGALFFVVFSVAVLSITSLSMLIWIAFFGAGFAAVIVLFLGFIGVDGLSPVRVVLAGTAVMALFTSFTQGMLVVNEANLDQMLLWMAGTVSGRTLDVLLPVLPFMIGALLCSFLLAKPINILMSGDDIAKGLGQKTLLVKVVLVLVAVLLAGGSVAIGGMIGFIGLIVPHIARSFVGNDHYWLLPYCVCIGATLLICADLVARFVIRPQEVPIGIMTALIGAPFFIYIARKGFRGR, encoded by the coding sequence GTGACACATTTACTTTCATCTTCAAAGGGGAAGTTTTTTGGGCTGGTCGTGAGCTGTGCGCTCCTTTTCGTCTCTTTTTTTCTAAGTGTACGGTTGGGGCAAATCTCTTTACCCGGTATGACGATGATCGAAGCCATGGTGGGCTTTGATGAAAATTCGGCAGCTCATGTTATCACCTATGAACGATTTTCTCGAGCTTTTACAGCTGCTCTCATAGGAAGTAGTCTTGCTGTTTCCGGTGGGCTTTTACAGGCTTTAACACGAAATCCCCTTGCTTCCCCGGGGATTTTCGGTATCAATGCCGGCGCATTATTTTTTGTTGTGTTTTCGGTTGCAGTACTCTCGATTACTTCTCTCTCCATGCTCATATGGATTGCGTTTTTTGGAGCAGGGTTTGCAGCTGTGATCGTGCTTTTTTTGGGTTTCATTGGCGTAGACGGACTTTCTCCCGTTCGAGTGGTGCTCGCGGGAACGGCTGTTATGGCACTTTTTACTTCGTTTACCCAAGGGATGCTTGTTGTCAATGAGGCGAACTTAGATCAAATGCTGTTATGGATGGCCGGAACGGTCTCTGGGCGAACATTGGATGTGCTCTTGCCTGTGCTGCCGTTCATGATTGGAGCGTTGCTTTGCTCATTTTTATTGGCAAAACCGATCAATATCCTTATGTCCGGGGATGATATCGCCAAGGGGCTGGGGCAGAAAACGTTGTTAGTGAAAGTGGTCCTTGTTTTGGTAGCTGTCTTGTTAGCGGGGGGTTCGGTTGCCATCGGGGGAATGATTGGTTTTATTGGGTTAATCGTGCCTCATATTGCCCGGTCTTTCGTCGGCAATGATCATTACTGGTTACTCCCTTACTGTGTGTGCATAGGTGCCACCTTGCTTATATGTGCAGATTTGGTTGCCAGGTTCGTTATCAGGCCTCAGGAAGTGCCAATTGGTATTATGACAGCATTAATCGGAGCTCCTTTCTTTATTTATATAGCAAGAAAGGGGTTTCGAGGCAGATGA
- a CDS encoding BKACE family enzyme yields the protein MAQRTIITAAVTGAGETTEKSPHVPVTPKEIAEAAIEAAKAGAAIAHIHVRDPETGSLSHDPDLFREVVERIRESETDVVINITAGGGGDFVPDLNNPTQGGPGTDIQTPKERHEPVEKLLPEICTLDCGSINFSDQVYLGPAGWLREHAALIQASGVKPELEIFDTGQIRLANQLYYDGLIDGDPMYQFCLGIPWGAAADAETITYMRDRIVNGASWSAFGIGRMQLPMVAQAALLGGNIRVGLEDNLYLEKGVLGTNAQLVDKAVGILKGVSVEPMTPQEAREALNLRKFEN from the coding sequence ATGGCTCAGAGAACGATTATTACAGCTGCTGTAACTGGTGCCGGAGAAACGACAGAGAAAAGCCCTCATGTTCCAGTTACTCCGAAGGAAATTGCAGAGGCTGCCATTGAAGCCGCAAAAGCAGGAGCGGCCATCGCCCATATCCACGTGCGCGACCCGGAAACGGGAAGTCTAAGTCATGATCCAGATCTATTTCGGGAAGTCGTGGAACGGATTCGCGAATCGGAAACCGATGTGGTTATTAATATAACCGCGGGCGGCGGTGGAGATTTCGTGCCGGATCTGAACAACCCAACACAGGGCGGGCCTGGAACTGATATCCAGACACCAAAGGAACGCCATGAACCTGTGGAAAAATTGCTCCCGGAAATTTGCACCCTTGACTGCGGGAGCATCAATTTTAGTGATCAAGTCTATCTTGGTCCTGCCGGTTGGTTGCGCGAACATGCAGCGCTTATCCAGGCAAGCGGCGTAAAACCAGAACTGGAGATTTTCGACACGGGACAAATTCGTTTAGCCAATCAGCTTTATTATGATGGACTGATCGATGGGGATCCGATGTATCAATTTTGTCTGGGTATTCCTTGGGGAGCGGCTGCCGATGCAGAAACAATTACCTATATGCGGGATCGGATTGTCAACGGAGCAAGTTGGTCAGCGTTCGGCATCGGGCGCATGCAATTGCCGATGGTGGCACAAGCTGCCCTTCTCGGTGGAAATATTCGTGTTGGATTGGAAGATAACTTATATCTCGAAAAAGGTGTGCTCGGCACGAACGCCCAATTGGTCGATAAGGCTGTTGGAATTCTTAAGGGAGTAAGCGTAGAGCCCATGACGCCTCAGGAAGCCCGCGAAGCCTTGAACCTTCGTAAGTTCGAAAACTAG
- a CDS encoding 3-hydroxyacyl-CoA dehydrogenase NAD-binding domain-containing protein: MTQKTMAVVGTGVIGNGWIARFIANGHHVLAFDPAEGAEEKTRAFLNDIWPTLAAYGITDHASIENLTFTQTLEEAVQHADLIQENVPEREDVKQKVLTQVDEIAPASAIIASSTSGYMPSVLQKTCEHCPERVIVAHPFNPVYLIPLVELAGGVHTDRQLLEKAREMYDGLNMKPLVMSGEIDGHIGDRLMEAVWRESLHIVNDGVATTEEVDKAIVYGPGLRWALMGPFMTLHLAGGDQGMAHMLEQFGPALKLPWTRLVAPELTEDLSQKVIEGTSSQSGNRSVQEMERRRDRFLIKLMQLLEDEGFWPSERLMPRDS, from the coding sequence ATGACACAAAAAACCATGGCAGTGGTGGGGACAGGGGTTATCGGAAACGGCTGGATCGCCCGTTTTATCGCCAACGGGCACCATGTCCTCGCCTTTGATCCTGCAGAAGGAGCAGAGGAGAAGACACGGGCGTTTTTAAACGACATCTGGCCAACACTTGCCGCATATGGCATTACAGATCATGCCTCCATCGAAAACTTGACATTTACACAAACCCTGGAAGAAGCCGTTCAACACGCGGATTTGATTCAAGAAAATGTCCCTGAAAGGGAAGATGTTAAGCAAAAGGTCCTCACCCAGGTGGATGAAATCGCCCCCGCATCCGCGATTATCGCTTCCAGTACATCGGGGTACATGCCTTCTGTTCTGCAGAAAACGTGTGAACACTGCCCGGAGCGAGTGATTGTGGCGCATCCGTTTAACCCAGTCTACCTTATCCCCCTTGTGGAGCTGGCAGGCGGGGTTCATACAGACCGCCAACTGTTAGAGAAAGCCCGTGAAATGTATGACGGATTAAATATGAAGCCGCTCGTCATGTCCGGGGAAATTGATGGACATATCGGCGATCGTTTAATGGAAGCCGTTTGGCGGGAGAGTCTGCACATTGTTAATGATGGCGTGGCAACAACTGAAGAGGTGGATAAAGCGATCGTTTATGGACCGGGCCTTCGCTGGGCGCTCATGGGACCGTTTATGACACTGCATCTTGCCGGAGGGGATCAGGGGATGGCTCATATGTTGGAGCAATTTGGACCCGCGCTTAAACTTCCCTGGACCCGGCTGGTTGCACCGGAGCTCACCGAAGACTTAAGCCAAAAAGTGATTGAAGGCACAAGTTCCCAAAGTGGTAACAGAAGTGTCCAAGAGATGGAACGCAGGCGTGATCGTTTTTTGATTAAACTGATGCAGTTGCTGGAAGATGAAGGATTCTGGCCATCTGAAAGGTTGATGCCCCGTGACAGCTAA